A section of the bacterium genome encodes:
- a CDS encoding glycerophosphodiester phosphodiesterase family protein, which produces MNFYSTCAWTFCLTMILTCGAGPSATHKPLKPARQGGIYVVAHRGSHAVHPENTLAAYQQAIDEGADLIEIDVRTTRDHRFISFHDAFVTIPPEGKRVRISDLTLQQLQTIDLGGDPEIEKKFRRIPELSEICKLCKGRIGIYLDLKQAPVDTLVQMMRAWGMSNDVWWYADEDELEEVLKLCPECLIMPDPGEEKNLQPLLQRFHPLLVATTWEHFTPSFARRCHQAGAKVIMDDRQPDCWSQALEWGCDGIQTDHPAELIDFLTKR; this is translated from the coding sequence ATGAATTTTTATTCAACCTGTGCCTGGACGTTCTGCCTGACGATGATCCTGACGTGCGGCGCCGGTCCTTCGGCAACACACAAGCCCCTCAAACCCGCACGACAAGGCGGCATCTATGTTGTGGCGCATCGCGGCAGCCATGCGGTTCATCCGGAGAACACCCTGGCGGCCTATCAGCAGGCCATCGACGAGGGCGCGGATTTAATCGAAATCGATGTGCGCACTACGCGGGACCACCGGTTCATCAGCTTTCATGATGCCTTCGTGACGATTCCACCGGAGGGAAAGAGGGTCAGAATCTCTGACTTGACTTTGCAGCAGCTGCAGACGATCGACCTCGGCGGAGATCCGGAGATCGAAAAAAAATTCAGACGCATTCCTGAGCTCTCGGAGATCTGCAAACTCTGCAAAGGACGAATCGGCATCTATCTGGACCTCAAACAGGCGCCTGTCGATACGCTTGTTCAGATGATGCGGGCCTGGGGCATGAGCAACGACGTGTGGTGGTACGCTGATGAAGATGAGCTGGAAGAGGTTCTTAAACTTTGCCCGGAATGCCTGATCATGCCCGATCCAGGAGAGGAGAAGAATCTGCAACCGCTTCTGCAACGGTTTCATCCGTTGCTGGTTGCAACAACCTGGGAGCACTTTACACCCTCTTTTGCCCGGCGCTGTCATCAGGCCGGCGCAAAGGTCATCATGGATGACCGTCAGCCGGATTGCTGGAGCCAGGCCCTGGAATGGGGCTGCGACGGCATACAGACCGACCATCCGGCTGAATTGATCGATTTTTTAACCAAAAGGTAG